A DNA window from Drosophila pseudoobscura strain MV-25-SWS-2005 chromosome 2, UCI_Dpse_MV25, whole genome shotgun sequence contains the following coding sequences:
- the Dlip2 gene encoding uncharacterized protein Dlip2, which produces MASRVCTYKDCENYYLINDSTSTTLFAPPKQPERAQIWRKNGRVHPKIPPHKMFMCFEHFDKKYISCSKNRKILVGEAVPYPYEGSPEPEEAEALEQVASTSSQESYFINLIDSDELSINNVESTTGSSKRMVTLPQTFKNGIEISLAPPSTKRSRTTVELIPLSEPPVKQEPSVVEDQAIDPTEVSTFIFKGEEYVQMSKSYYLREKREIAQQLRQYKTILKNIKEYFQDESLDI; this is translated from the exons atggCTTCAAGAGTTTGTACCTATAAGGACTGTGAGAATTACTATCTTATCAACGACAGCACCTCAACAACACTCTTCGCCCCTCCCAAGCAGCCGGAACGTGCACAAATCTGGCGCAAAAATGGACGGGTTCACCCGAAGATTCCGCCCCACAAAATGTTTATGTGCTTCGAACACTTTGATAAGAAATACATATCGTGCAGCAAGAATCGCAAGATATTAGTAGGCGAGGCGGTGCCATATCCTTACGAAGGTTCGCCCGAGccggaggaggcggaggctcTTGAACAAGTGGCGTCGACATCATCGCAGGAAAGTTACTTCATAAATCTGATCGACAGCGACGAGCTGAGCATCAACAATGTGGAGTCAACCACAGGCAGTTCCAAGCGCATGGTAACACTGCCACAGACTTTTAAGAATGGTA tTGAAATTAGTCTTGCGCCACCTTCCACCAAACGCTCGAGAACCACTGTTGAGCTAATACCACTTTCAGAGCCCCCTGTAAAGCAGGAGCCTTCTGTTGTCGAAGACCAGGCAATAGACCCCACAGAGGTATCGACGTTCATCTTCAAAGGCGAGGAATATGTGCAAATGTCTAAGTCGTATTATTTGCGCGAAAAGCGGGAAATTGCGCAGCAGCTGAGGCAATATAAGACCATACTCAAGAATATTAAAGAATATTTCCAAGATGAATCCCtagatatatag